In the Aerosakkonema funiforme FACHB-1375 genome, one interval contains:
- a CDS encoding cryptochrome/photolyase family protein, which produces MSDLILFWHRRDLRISDNLGLAVAQEQSQKVIGVFCLDSNILHRDNVAPARVTYMIGCLQELQERYAEVGSQLLILNDEPSKAIPNLAAALNAKAVFWNWDVEPYSKERDRTVTEALKEKGIAVQNFWDQLLHPPTEIRTGSQQPYTVYTPFWKNWINKPKAQPAKIFQNQINLTEAEIEIAQTVGAIALPTAKELGFVWENELLLKPGEKAAQKRLYEFSESAIFEYQEQRNFPSVDATSRLSAALKFGAIGIRTVWSASNAAMEKSDREQAQAGVKTWQQELAWREFYQHAMYWFPELAEGAFRQVFKTFPYDNKPEHFQAWCEGKTGYPIVDAAMRQMNETGWMHNRCRMIVANFLTKDLLIDPRLGEKYFEQKLYDWDLSANNGGWQWSASSGMDPKPVRIFNPASQAQKFDPKAEYIRTWVPELRTVDTESLLTGKISPLQRQAFGYPQPIVDHNQQQREFKNRYSQQKTDS; this is translated from the coding sequence ATGTCTGATTTAATTCTCTTCTGGCATCGTCGCGATTTACGTATTTCAGATAATTTAGGACTGGCAGTCGCACAGGAGCAAAGCCAAAAAGTCATAGGCGTTTTTTGTCTAGATAGCAACATTTTACATAGAGATAATGTTGCCCCAGCAAGAGTTACCTACATGATTGGCTGTTTGCAAGAATTGCAAGAGCGGTATGCCGAAGTCGGTAGCCAGTTGTTGATATTAAATGATGAGCCAAGCAAAGCGATACCAAATTTAGCAGCCGCTCTCAACGCCAAAGCTGTATTCTGGAATTGGGATGTAGAACCATACTCAAAAGAGCGCGATCGCACAGTTACCGAAGCTCTCAAAGAAAAAGGCATTGCCGTGCAAAACTTCTGGGATCAATTATTGCACCCACCAACAGAAATTCGCACAGGTTCTCAGCAACCATACACTGTTTATACACCATTTTGGAAAAACTGGATAAACAAGCCAAAAGCTCAGCCTGCCAAAATATTCCAAAATCAGATAAATTTAACTGAAGCGGAAATAGAAATAGCGCAAACAGTAGGTGCGATCGCATTGCCGACAGCAAAAGAACTGGGATTCGTTTGGGAGAATGAATTGCTGTTGAAACCAGGAGAAAAAGCCGCACAAAAAAGACTGTATGAATTTTCCGAATCAGCAATTTTTGAATATCAAGAACAGCGTAACTTTCCATCTGTTGACGCCACATCCAGACTGAGTGCGGCACTGAAATTTGGTGCGATCGGCATCCGCACAGTTTGGTCAGCTAGCAATGCAGCAATGGAAAAAAGCGATCGCGAACAAGCACAAGCTGGCGTAAAAACATGGCAGCAAGAACTGGCGTGGCGAGAATTTTATCAACACGCAATGTATTGGTTTCCAGAATTAGCAGAAGGTGCATTTCGCCAAGTCTTCAAAACATTTCCTTACGACAATAAACCAGAACATTTTCAAGCTTGGTGCGAAGGCAAAACCGGATATCCAATTGTCGATGCAGCCATGCGACAAATGAACGAAACCGGATGGATGCACAACCGCTGTCGGATGATAGTCGCCAATTTTCTCACTAAAGATTTGTTAATAGATCCCCGTTTGGGAGAAAAATACTTCGAGCAAAAGCTATACGATTGGGATCTATCTGCAAACAATGGTGGTTGGCAGTGGAGTGCTTCCAGCGGAATGGACCCCAAACCAGTAAGAATTTTCAATCCAGCTTCCCAAGCCCAGAAATTCGACCCGAAAGCAGAGTATATTAGAACATGGGTGCCAGAATTGCGGACTGTCGATACAGAGTCCTTGCTAACGGGAAAAATTTCACCCTTACAACGTCAAGCTTTTGGTTATCCTCAGCCTATCGTGGATCACAATCAACAGCAGCGAGAATTCAAAAATCGATACAGTCAGCAGA
- a CDS encoding NUDIX hydrolase, with product MGFAPETPELLSQRLFYRGRKFNFDVSRLRLPNGAEGDWECIRHPGGALAVPVTAEGKLVLLRQYRFAAQGRLLEFPAGTIEPNEDPAETIKREIEEETGYRARKWQKLGQFFLCPGYSDEIIYAFLAQDLELLETPPDQDADEDMETVLMTPEELEKAILAGEPVDAKSISSFFLARPFLF from the coding sequence CTCGCAACGCCTTTTTTACCGGGGTCGCAAATTCAACTTTGATGTCAGCCGCCTGCGCCTCCCCAACGGCGCTGAAGGCGACTGGGAATGTATCCGTCACCCAGGTGGAGCCCTCGCCGTACCGGTAACGGCAGAAGGTAAACTGGTACTTTTGCGTCAGTATCGCTTTGCTGCCCAAGGACGTTTGTTGGAGTTCCCGGCTGGCACGATCGAACCAAATGAAGACCCAGCCGAAACTATTAAGCGAGAAATAGAAGAAGAAACAGGTTATCGCGCTCGCAAATGGCAAAAATTAGGACAATTTTTCCTTTGTCCCGGTTATTCTGATGAAATCATCTATGCTTTTCTCGCTCAAGATTTAGAATTGCTGGAAACGCCACCAGACCAAGACGCCGACGAAGATATGGAAACAGTTTTGATGACTCCAGAAGAATTGGAAAAAGCAATTTTGGCAGGGGAACCTGTAGACGCAAAATCTATTTCTAGTTTTTTCCTAGCTCGTCCATTCCTATTTTAG